A stretch of Pristiophorus japonicus isolate sPriJap1 chromosome 10, sPriJap1.hap1, whole genome shotgun sequence DNA encodes these proteins:
- the LOC139275333 gene encoding keratin-associated protein 5-4-like has product MYVYIYVYMCVCVCVYIRVYVCVCVCIRLCVCVYMCVCIRLCVCVYTCVCIRLCVCVYTCVCVYVCVYTCVCVCIRTCVCIYVCVCVCVCTCVYIHVCVCVCVYTRVCVCIYTCVCIYTCVCIYTCVCIYVCVCIRLCVCVYVCVCTCVCVCTCVCVCTCVCVCIRVCVYTCVCVYVCVCVYVRACVYTCVCVYLCVCVCVYVCVYIRVCVYTCVCIYVCVLRLCVCVYVCVYTCVCVYVCVCVYTCVCVYVCVCIRVCVCIRPCVCIYVCVCISVCVCVCVCVCVCIRVCVYTCVCIYVCVYIRACVYTCVCVYTCVYIHVCIYVCVYTCVYICVCKRYVCEVVKVTLGDLMATSFGKYSLYDKKVGDQYY; this is encoded by the exons atgtatgtgtatatatacgtgtatatgtgtgtgtgtgtatgtgtatatatacgtgtatatgtgtgtgt gtgtgtgtgtatacgtttgtgtgtgtgtgtatatatgtgtgtgtgtatacgtttgtgtgtgtgtgtatatacgtgtgtgtgtatacgtttgtgtgtgtgtgtatatacgtgtgtgtgtgtatacgtgtgtgtgtatacgtgtgtgtgtgtgtgtatacgtacgtgcgtgtgtatatacgtgtgtgtgtgtgtgtgtgtgtgtacgtgtgtgtatatacacgtgtgtgtat gtgtgtgtgtatatacacgtgtgtgtgtgtgtatatacacgtgtgtgtgtatatacacgtgtgtgtgtatatacacgtgtgtgtgtat atacgtTTGTGTGTGTatacgtttgtgtgtgtgtgtatacgtgtgtgtgtgtacgtgtgtgtgtgtgtgtacgtgtgtgtgtgtgtgtacgtgtgtgtgtgtgtgtatacgtgtgtgtgtgtatacgtgtgtgtgtgtatacgtgtgtgtgtgtgtatacgtccgtgcgtgtgtatatacgtgtgtgtgtgtatatctgtgtgtgtgtgtgtgtgtatacgtgtgtgtgtatatacgtgtgtgtgtatatacgtgcgtgtgtatatacgtgtgtgtgt tacgtttgtgtgtgtgtgtatacgtgtgtgtgtatacgtgtgtgtgtgtgtacgtgtgtgtgtgtgtgtatacgtgtgtgtgtgtatacgtgtgtgtgtgtatacgtgtgtgtgtgtgtatacgtccgtgcgtgtgtatatacgtgtgtgtgtgtatatctgtgtgtgtgtgtgtgtgtgtgtgtgtgtgtgtgtgtatacgtgtgtgtgtatatacgtgtgtgtgtatatacgtgtgtgtgtatatacgtgcgtgtgtatatacgtgtgtgtgtgtatatacatgtgtgtatatacatgtgtgtatatacgtgtgtgtatatacgtgtgtgtatatatgtgtgt gcaagcgatatgtgtgcgaggtggtgaaagtgacgctgggtgatctcatggccaccAGTTTCGGTAAATattctctttatgacaaaaaagtgGGCgaccagtattattga